DNA sequence from the Malus domestica chromosome 06, GDT2T_hap1 genome:
CTTCTTATTGCAACACATGCCAGATTGAGGAGAGCAATTTAAAAGAATTGGGTTCACTGTTGCGTTCCTgtacaaataaaataatgatgtttGCAAGTTTTTCAATATGGTGGATGTCGGTGAACTTGTTCTATGTAAATTCCTAAGATTTAGAGGTCCGGTGCTCTGTATTCTGAGATTTACGTTTTGCGCAcagtaaattaaagaaaataaagcGTCGATATTAGTATTTAGGGTTGGTTTGATGttgctgtgttttgaaaaaaaaaactgattttgttatgctgtaagaataagctcatttttgctgcttcatgtttttaatttttttttcatccaaaactgtgaaaataagatatttttaaatgtttaccaaacaccatttttcaaaaattgaaaacaaaggttaaaaatgaaatgaatatCAGATCGCTGTTATAAACTCAATTCTTAATTTATTATTCAAGATCATAAAGTCATAATACACCAGCCAAGCCACCATTAACCTTAATCCCCATACAAAAAGAAAACCCAAATTACAAATTACAAATTACTCAGATAATTAAAAACCCTACATTATCAAAGTCAAACACATAAAATCTAACAAGTCAAAGTAGGAATCATCCCAGCCTCCCTCGCATAAGCAAAGATCCCACCAGCCCTAATCACGGGGCCCGCGTCCCCGATCGGCTTCAACGTGTACTCCTTCCCCGTCGTGTGATTGATCAGACGGCTCTCGCTCAACTCAATGCTCACCACATCCCCCGTCTTGCACTCCTCGCAAACCCTACCCTCCGATTCCAGCGGGTACACCTCCCCCGTCGCCACCGAGTTCCTGAAGAAGATCCGCGCGTACGACTCCGCTACCACCGCCGCCACTCCCGCCGCTCCCAGCGCCACCGGCGCGTGCTCCCGCGACGACCCGCACCCGAAGTTGGCGCCCCCGATTATGATCGAGTACTTCGACCTGGTCTCTCCCGGATCCACGAAGCGCGTTGAGTAGGAGCCGGGGAGGCCGCAGAGCGCGTAAGACCCGAGCTTCTCGTACTCGGAGGGGTTGGAGGGGACCAGGGTTAGGTACTCGGCGGGGATGATCTGGTCGGTGTCTATGTTGTCGCCGACGACGTAGCAGAGGCCGTGGAATGTGGTGGATGGGGTTGGGGAGGCGGCTGCGCGTGTGGTGAAGGTGGCGCGTGAGATTG
Encoded proteins:
- the LOC103437102 gene encoding 3-isopropylmalate dehydratase small subunit 1-like, translated to MAGAATLSLSPNPSFTTSSSHKPSLSTPNFLKFPTLSPIPIKPLTHAPQSQIPISRATFTTRAAASPTPSTTFHGLCYVVGDNIDTDQIIPAEYLTLVPSNPSEYEKLGSYALCGLPGSYSTRFVDPGETRSKYSIIIGGANFGCGSSREHAPVALGAAGVAAVVAESYARIFFRNSVATGEVYPLESEGRVCEECKTGDVVSIELSESRLINHTTGKEYTLKPIGDAGPVIRAGGIFAYAREAGMIPTLTC